The region GCGTTTGAGTTCTTCCAGGAGAAAGGCATTTTCAACCAGGAGACGGCCGACCTGTTCCGCCGCCACGTTTTGTCGGCCGGGGGAAGCGAGCATCCGATGCTGCTTTACAAGCGGTTCCGGGGCCAAGAACCCTCGCCGCGTGCTCTCCTGCGACGCGCCGGGCTTTTGCCCAACGAGGAGACTCCTCTGCCGCAGCAGTAGTCAAAAAATAGAAAGGGAAGCGTAACGCTTCCCTTTTTTATGACCTTTCAGTACCGATTTACAAACGCCTGCACCTCCTGCACAAACCGCGACGACTCGGTGATGAAGGGCTCGTGCCACGAGTTTTCGAACGTTACCCACGTCACCTCCGTGTCTTCAGGCAGTAACGCTTTGGTTTCCAGCCCCACTCCCAGCGGCACCACGCCATCTTTTTCGCCCCAGAACAGCCCGATCGGTACCGTAATATCCGACAACGCCGTGCTTTTGTCGTAGCGCAGCATTTCGTGCCGGGCCCATCCTTCGTAGGCACCGGCGTGGGTAAACATGCCCAGGGCGGTGTTGGGTGAAGCAAACAGGTAATTCAACACGTATTTTTTGTCTTCGTAGACCGAAACGGGGTTGCCTTCCAGATCGTGCATGTGCCGGTAGAGCGTGCCCCATTCGTACGTTGCGAGCGTCTCCGGGGTCAGTGGATGCTCGGTGACAAATTGCTCCGCGGCGGTGTGGCCCTGTGCGCGGGCGGCTTCCAAGACCCACGCCTGCATCTGTACGAGCCACCGGTAGGTCGAGAAAATCCCGTTCACCAGCATGGCGCCTTTGACGAGCCGTTGGTTGTCGCCGGTGGTCAGAAACTGCCAGGCTAATTCTACCCCGAAGCTGTGTGCTAACAGGTACAGATCGACGTCAGGATACTGCTGCTTCAGCAGAGTAACCACGTAATAAGCATCTTCCCCAAACTGCGCATAGGTCAACAAATCAGGATGGACCCGGCCGGACGACGAACCCGCCACGCGCTGATCCCAATAGGCCACCGCTACCGTTTTTTCCAAGGCTTCAAAATAAGGCTGGTAGCACATGGCGCAGTCGCCAGGGCCGCCGTGCAGAAACAGCACCATCTTGCCCGAAGCGACGTTGCCCCGTATCCAGATGGGCATTTCCGCCCCTTTGTGGACCAGATTCAGCTTGTCGGCCACGCGGTCAGGCGTTTCGCGCTGGCAGGCAACAGTCAGGCACAGCAGGCCCGCTAACAGAACAAGGTGACGTAGAGTAGACATGATTAATGAGTGCCAAGACGTTTTTTGATGATGCCCGCTTCCAGCGCCACACGAGGCAGAAACGAGGCGTTATAGGGCACTTGTACGCTCCAGTTCAACCGGGTGTACCAGGCCAGGGGAATGCGTTTTTTCACCGACAGGTCTTTCCCGATGCCCAGCGAGAGCGTCGGGAGAAAAGTGCTTCGGCCGGCCCATGCTTTCTTCTGCAACTCTCCGGAGGGCGTAACCCGGTACGTTTGGCCTTCCAGAAAATACCGGAAATAACTGGGGGCAATTCCGGCTTCCAGCAACCCTCCTTTCGGGCCGAGGCGCTGGTACGTTATTTCCGGAGCTACGACGAGTCCCACGTGGTTTTGCGGGTGACGATAGAGCGCTACGCCCGGTGTAAACAACCAGTTGCGGGTGACGCGGGCTTCCGTCTTTTTAAGGCGCTCGCTGGTTTTCAGGGGGTACTGTGTTCCCACCTTCAGGCCGTAGTGCGTAACGGTTTCGCCGTAGTACGCGATCCGCCAGGTTTGGGCACGCCCCTCGTTCGTGAAAAGCAGCGCACAGAGCAGAAGCGCCCCGCCCCGCCAGGATGGGTCCAGAAGCAGTGCTTGGAAGAAGAATCGTCGCCAATTCATCGCGTTTTTTTAGGCAAAGCTAGTAGACTGCCTTGCCTGTTTCTTGTAGAAAAACGACACCTGCAGCGCGCTACAGACCGTTTTTACACGCTTGCCTGAACTTTGACGCTGGCGTTTACGGGCTTACGTGTCCGGAATACGCCATCTCAAGGTAAAATCCGATAACTTGGCTGCCGCTGAGGCAACCGACCTCCGCCGTTTTTCCAACCGATCCACCCTATTCTCATGCTCCATTCGTCACGTCGTCAGTTCCTGAAAACATCCGTACTCGGCGCGGTAGGCCTCTCGCTGCCTCAACTGGCCCACGGCCGCCGCCCGTTGGCTCCTTACCGCTTCTACGTCGGTACCTATACGTCCAAAGAGAGTCAAGGCATCTACCTTTACGAACTGGACCCGACCAGCGGTCGCCTGATCTACCAGCAACTGGCCGCACGCCTGACGAATCCGTCGTACCTGGCCATCGACGGGCAGCAACGTTACCTCTACGCCGTAAACGAGACCGAAGAGTTCGAAGGCAAACCCGGCGGCGCGGTGAGCGCCTACGCCATCGATCCGGCCACGGGCCAACTCACGCTCCTCAACCAGCAGCCCACGCGCGGCGGGGCTCCCTGTTACATCTCGGTCGATCAGCAGAACCGCTACGTGCTGGTGGCCAACTACGTAGCGGGCAACGTGGCGGTCTACCCCCTGCAGGCAGATGGACGCCTCGGGGCCATGAGCGATCTGGTACAACACACGGGCAGTGGTCCCAACCCACAGCGCCAGCAGTCACCGCACGCACATTGCGTGTTGATGGACCCGACCAACCAGTTTGCGTTTGCCGTGGACCTGGGCATCGACAAGATCATCAGTTACCGGCTCGATGCGACCACCGGCAAACTTCGTCCGAACGCCGAAACGCAGGCCGCACCCGGCGCAGGCCCACGGCACTTGGTTTTCCACCCCAATGGCCGGCTGGCCTGCGTCATCAACGAACTGAATTCGACCCTAACCTCATATCGCTACAACCGCCAGGCCGGTACCCTCGAAGCAGTGCAAACCGTACCGACCCTGCCGTCTTCATTTAACGGGGATAACTCCTGCGCCGACATTCATTTCGACGCTAGCGGCCGCTTTGTGTACGGCTCCAACCGGGGACACAACAGCATTGTGGCCTACGCCATCGACGGCGAAACCGGCCAGCTCGACTACCGGCAGCACATCTCGACCCAAGGCCAAACGCCCCGCAATTTTGCGGTCGATCCGTCCGGGAAATTTCTCCTGGCCGCCAACCAGGCGTCGGATTCCATCGTTACCATAGGCATTGACGGTGCCACGGGTCAGCTGGCCAGCCGCGGGACGATTGCCGGGGCACCGACACCCGTTTGCATACGATTTTTAGGATAAGTTCATGCCTTTTTTGCTTGCCGTTCCGACCTGGGTAATGGCCGGAGTCTGGGGACTGGTGGCCGGAGGTGCCCTGTTGGGAGGCGCTTTGGCAGGCTATTTTGCCCACGTTCCCCGCCGTATGATCGCCGCCATCATGGCGTTCGGCAGCGGGGTGCTGATCTCAGCCCTCTCGTTCGAACTGATGGAAGACGCCTTCGAGCGCGGCGGATTCGATGCCACTGCCCTCGGTTTCGTAGCCGGAGCGGCCCTCTATACCGCTGCCAACTGGCTTCTAAGCTACTACGGTGCGCGCCACCGCAAACGCTCCGGTGCCGAACAACCCTCCGAGTCGGACGACGAAGGCAGCGGGCTGGCGATTGCCATCGGTGCGCTGTTGGACGGCATTCCGGAATCGATCGTGATTGGCCTGAGTCTGCTGGAGGGCGGTGCCGTAAGTCTGGTGACGGTGGTGGCCGTCTTTCTCTCGAATGTGCCGGAGGGGCTTTCCAGCGCGGCCGGTATGAAAAACGCAGGCCGGTCGGCGCGCTATATTTTTGGGGTATGGGGCGGCATTGCCTTGATTTCCGGGGCGGCTTCTTTGCTGGGCTATTCGGTCTTTCAGGACTTTTCGCCTGATGTCATCGCCGCCACAACTGCCGTCGCGGCCGGGGCCATCCTCGCCATGCTGGTCGACACCATGATTCCCGAGGCTTTTGCCGTGGCCCATAATTTCGCGGGACTGATCACGGTGCTGGGCTTCCTGGTCGCCTTTGTGCTCAGCAAATTCGGCGGGTAACGTCCGGCCCGGTTTCCGCGATCTACTCCTTCCTGCCTTGCCTTTCCATCGGGTTTTGTAGCTTAGGCGTCATGATGCCACGCTTGTTCCCGCTGTTTTGCCTGCTCCTGCTCTGGAGCTGCCGCCCCGCTTCGCCCCAAACGCAAACGTCGTTCGACCTCATCATCCGTCACGGCACGGTCTACGACGGGTCCGGCTCCGCTCCGGTACAGACCGACATCGGCATTTCCGGAGACACCATTGCTGCCCTGGGCGATTTGTCGGAAGCCGACGCCCCTACGGTGCTCGACGCAGAAGGACTGGCGGTCGCGCCGGGGTTCATCAACGTCTTGTCGTGGTCGGTCGAATCGCTCCTGATCGACGGGCGCTCGCAGGGCGAAATCCGGCAAGGGGTAACGACCGAAGTATTTGGGGAAGGCGTCTCGTGGGGACCGCTGAACGCGGACATGAAACAACGCATGAAAACCGAACAGGGCGACCTGACGTACGACGTCTCCTGGACCACCCTGTCCGAGTATCTGAAGCACCTGGAATCCCAGGGCGTTTCGCCTAACGTAGCGTCGTTTCTGGGCGCCACCACCGTGCGCGAGTATGTAATTGGGTTGGAAGACAAGGCTCCCACGCCCGCGCAACTGGCGCAGATGCGGCAACTGGTCCGGCAAGCAATGGAAGAAGGGGCGCTGGGCATCGGGTCATCGCTCATTTACGCACCGGCGACGTACGCGTCCACCGACGAACTGATCGAGCTTTGCAAAGTGGCGGCAGAGTATGGGGGCATGTACATTTCGCACCTGCGCGACGAAGGCGATTCGCTGCTGCCGGCGCTCGACGAGCTGATTCGCATCAGCCGGGAAGCTCGCATTCCCGCCGAAGTTTATCACCTGAAAGCAGCGGGCGAACGCAACTGGCCCAAGCTGGACTCGGCCATCGCCCGCATCGAGGCAGCACGCCAGGAAGGGCTGCCCATTACCGCCGACGTATACGTGTATACGGCCAGTTCGAACGGGCTGGACTCACGGATTCCGTCCTGGGCGCACAGCGGCGGCCCCGATTCGCTCTACCATCGCCTGCAAATGCCCGACACGCGGCAGCGACTCTTGCACGAAATCCGATCGGAAGCACCCTTCCCCCGCATTCTGCTCGTGGGCTTTAAATCGGAGGCGCTCAAACCGCTCATTGGCCAAACCCTGGAAGAAGTCGCTCAGCAACGCGGTCAGGATCAGGCGGAAACCATGCTTGACTTGGTGCTGGAAGACCGGTCGTCGGTGCAGATTGTTTCGTTCATCATGAGCGAGGAGAACATCAAAACCAAGCTTCGCCAACCGTGGGTTGCGTTGGGCTCCGATGCCACTTCGCGCGCCACAGAAGGGGTCTTCTTACTTTCGTCCACCCACCCACGGGCGTACGGCAACTTCGCGCGGTTGCTGGGCAAATACGTGCGCGAGGAAAACGTGCTGCCCTTGCAGGAGGCCATTCGGCGCATCACGAGCCTGCCCGCGCAAAACCTGAAACTGACGCGACGCGGTGCGTTACAACCCGGCTACTTCGCCGACGTGGTGGTGTTCGATCCTGACTCGATTGCAGACCGCGCCACCTACGACCATCCGCATCAATATGCGGTTGGGATGCACCATGTGCTGGTGAACGGCACGCCGGTCCTTCAGCATGGAGAACACACAGGAGCCAAACCGGGACGTGCCTTGTGGGGGCCGGGCTTCGGCCGGAAATCCGTGGCCGCTGCGGACGAAGACCAGTAGTCTGCAGGAAGTCCCCGTCGCGGATAACTCGTTACGAATCAACTTCGCACGGGCCTATTTCTCTTAATACCCCGTCAGTTCATCGGCGGTGTTGCGCTGTTGTTCCGGATAGAAGATGATGAAACTGTTTTCTTCGAAATACTGAGACAGAAGGCGTGGCAACCGGTCCAGGTAGTCGTGGTACGAGAGGGTACGTGCGCGTGCGTTGACAAGAATCAGCAGATCCTCCACCCCGACTTCCCGCGCCAGAATCAGGAAATTTTCCCAGTCGTCGAAGGGGCGTAGTACGGTATCGACCGAGGGCTTTTCTTCCCGCAAGCGGTTGTCGATGACCTTCAGCGACGATTCGGTGCCGAACAGGTGCACTTTGCCGACCGTCTGCCGACAGATGGTCCGCAGCGTTTCGACCCAGGCCACAAACCCCGGCTCCCACTCGGCATCGGGCGGGACAACGACGACCATCTTGCGAACCGTGTTGAGCGGGCGTAGCAACTTGGTCACCAGAATCATCTGGCTCGTCTTCTGCACCACGTTGTCGAGCACGCTGCCGAACAGCCGTTCTGTGGCCGACACCCGCCCGTTCCAGCCGATCACGATCTGCGTCACGAGCAATTCTTTGGCCGTACGGATGATGCCACTCGCCACGTTAAAATCGACCCGATGCAGTGCCTGCACCCCGTTTTCCGTCGCGGCGGCGTGCTGGCGTCCCTTTTCCAGCAGTTTGCGGGCGGTGACCAGCCGTTCTGCCGCCTCTGAATTATCGAGCACTACCGACAACAGGTAGAGCGGCTCGGCGGAAGCCGGTTGCTTGATCATCACGGCCAGATCGACCAACTGGTCGAGCGTTTCGGGGTTGGCGATGGGCACCAGAATGCGTTCGCTTTTTTCGGGCGTGGGGGGCGTGCGTTCGGCTTCGGTGGTGGCCAGGCGGCGGGCGGCGGCTTCGGTCACAAACGAACTGATCAGGCAGGTAATCAGAATCATGACGATGGTCCCGTTCAGGACGCTCTCGTTCAGCAGTCCCAACCGATACCCTACCAGGACGGCGGCCAGCGTGGCCGCGGCCTGCGAATTACTCAACCCGAAAATGATGTTGCGCTCCGGCACCGAATAGCCAAAAATGCGCTGCGTGGCCCAGGCTGCACTCCATTTGCCAAACAACGCGACGACCGTCATCGTCCCGGCTACGATCAACGCCTGACTTCCCATAAAAAACACCCGCAGGTCCACCAGCAACCCGACCCCGATCAGAAAGAACGGAATAAAAAGGGCCTGTCCGATGAACTCGAGGCGGTTCATCAGCGGCGACGAGTGCGGAATGAGGCGATTCAATGCCAGACCCGCCATAAACGCCCCGATGATGGGCTCCACCCCCGCCAGACGTGCCAGCATCGCTGAGAAAAACACCACTGCCAGCACAAACAGGTACTGCGAGATGCTTTCGCTCGCCAAGTTGCGGAAAAACCAGCGGGCAATCCAGGGAATAACGACCAGCACCAACCCCATAAAGATGCCCAGCGACACGATCAGCTTCACCCAGAAGAGCATGTTCAGTTCGCCCTCGGCGGCCCCGGCAATGACGGCCAGCACCAGCAGCGCCAGCGTATCGGTGATGATCGTGCCGCCCACCGTAATGGTCACCACCTCGTGACGGGCGATGCCGAAACGGCTCACAATCGGGTAGGTCAGCAGCGTGTGCGAGGCGAACATGCTGGCCAGCAGCACCGACGAAGCCCAGTTGAAGCCTAGTCCGTAATAGCCTACCAGCGTGCCGATCGTCTGGGGAATCAGAAAGGTAAACGCGCCAAACACGATGCTTTTGCGCTGGTTTTTCCGAAAGTCGATCAGATCGATCTCCAGCCCCGCCAGAAACATGAGGTAAAGCAAGCCGACCGTGCTGAACAGCGTGGTGTCCGTACCTTGGATCAGGTTGAGGCCTTTGGGGCCGACCAGCGCACCCGCCAGAATCAGGCCGATAATGCCGGGCACTTTGAAGCGACTCAACACCAGCGGAGCGACTAAAATGACCACCACAATAAGCGAAAGGATGATCACCGGATCGGTGAGCGGTCGCGTGAATTCCGAAAAGCTGAACATAGAGAAAAGTAGGGTAAAAACCGGAATCTAAAACAGGAGCTTCTCGGCGTTCCGGGGTGGACAGCGCGCCGCCAGACACGTTTCGGGCAAAAGTTAGCGGAAAATCGCAGCCCCTTTAGTAGCCGTGCTGAACTTTCTTATCGCCTGAGGGTCACAACCCTAACAAATGCAGTTCGGTCATGCTTTTATTCCAAAGCCGCGCCAGCGCGCGCCGCTAGAAAGTGCCGTTCTGCTCCATCTTCCTAAGTCCGAAACATTGCATTATTCCGGTTTGCGTCCCATCTTCGCCCAAACTATTACCCATGAAGCGACTTCTGTACCTGTTCCTGCCGCTCCTGGCCCTTCTTTCCTGTACCCCTTCCGATTCTGACGACTTCCACTTCTCCGTTACCTTTCCGCAACAGGACACGCTCGACGGGCGTCTGCTGCTCATGCTCACGACCAGCGATCAGACCGAACCCCGCTTGCAGGTACAGGCCGGGGCGAAGGCCATCCCGATCTTCGGAATCGACGTAAACGAATGGAAATCAGGCGATAAAGCCGTCATTGATGGTAAGGTATTCGGCTACCCTTTTGCCCGTCTGAACGACCTGCCGCCCGGCGATTACTGGGTGCAGGCGCTGCTCCACAAGTACGAAACGTTTCAGTTGGCCAGCGGCCACACCGTCAAACTGCCGATGGACCGGGGCGAGGGGCAGCAATGGCGACGCGCGCCCGGCAACCTGTACAGCACGCCGCAAAAAGTGCACATCGACCCGACCGCCGGCGGCACGGTCGAACTGGTGCTCGACCAGGAAATTCCGCCGCTTGTGGAGCCGCAGGATTCGAAATACATCAAACACGTGAAGATCCAGAGCCAGCGCCTCACGGAGTTCTGGGGGCGGCCCATGTACCTGGGGGCGCACGTGCTGCTGCCGGAGGGGTTTGACGAGCACCCGGAAGCACATTACCCACTCATGATTTTTCACGGGCACTTCCCGAGCGACTTCTCCGGTTTTCGGACCGAACCGCCCGACACCACGCTGGAACCCGACTACAGCGAACGCTTCGGCATTTCCGGGTACAACCGCATCCAGCAGGAAGAAGCTTACAATTTCTACAAAACCTGGACGAGCGATACGCTGCCGCGTTTTCTGATTGTGGAAATTCAGCACGCCAATCCGTACTACGACGACTCGTACGCCGTCAATTCCGAGAACCTGGGGCCGTACGGCGATGCGATTACCTACGAGCTGATTCCGTACCTGGAAAAGCAATTCCGCGGTATTGGCGAAGGATGGTCGCGTTTTCTGTACGGCGGCTCTACCGGGGGCTGGGAAGCGCTGGCGGCGCAGGTCTTTTATCCGGACGAATACAACGGATGTTTTGCGGCCTGTCCTGATCCAATCGATTTCCGGGCCTACACGCTCGTCAACCTTTACGAAGACACCAACGCTTATTACCTGAGCGGGCCGTTCCATGAAGTAGAACGCCCAGGCCACCGCAATTCCCTCGGCCAGGTCAACGTGACGCTGAAAGATTACAACCACCTGGAACTGGTGCTCGGCACGAACAGTCGTTCCGGCGATCAGTTCGACATCTGGCAGGCGGTTTACTCGCCCATGGGCGAAAACGGATATCCGAAACCAATCTGGGACAAAAAAACCGGTACCATCGACCGGGAAGTGGCGCAGTTCTGGCGCGAGAATTACGACCTGCGCTACATCATGGAACGCGACTGGGCGACGCTCGGCCCCAAGTTGCAGGGGAAGCTCCACATCTACTGCGGCGACATGGACAACTACTACCTGAACAACGCCGTCTACCTCACGGAAAATTTTCTGGAGGCGACTACCGCGCCTGCCTACCAGGGAGAGGTGGACTACGGCGACCGGGCAGAACACTGCTGGAACGGCGACCACGTTCATCCCAACCACATTTCGCGGCTGCGCTACAACACGATGTACCTCCCCCAGATTATGCAACGTATCAATGCCTCCGCCCCAGAAGGCGCCGACCTGAAAAGCTGGCGCTACTAACCCGGAGCACGGACCGTCGGGCGACCGGAATACGCGTGGTCGTCTACCTCTGCTCCCACTTCAAGAGCGGTCGCACGGCCAGCCAGAGCAGCATGGGGACGAGCGCGCTGAGCACCAGCGTGAGCACCGGACGTTCGAGACCGAAGTGGCCCACCGCCGCGAAGGTAAAGCCCAAGGGCAGGGAGCCACAGGCCAGGGCGCCGTAAAACAGCGGGGCAGGCATGCAGGTGAGTCCCGCCATGCAGGCTACTACTTCGGGCAGGACGGGAATCCAGCGCGAGAAGGCAACGATCCACCCTCCGGCCCTGGAAAACAGCCGCTGGCCCCGGTCCAGATCGCCCTCGCTCAGGATACGGCGGGCCGCGTTGGGGCCAATCCGCTGGCAGAGTTCATAGGCCAGCGCCCCGGAGAGAAAAGACCCTGTGGCGGCCAGTGCCCCTCCCCACCAAGGCCCGTAGAGCAATCCGAGTGCGGCCATAATGACCGTGGCCGGTAGCGGCAGAAACAGATCACCGATCAGGAGTACAATGGCCATGGCCCAGGCCCACGCGCCGTAGCCTTCGAGCCAATCGACCGAGCCGGAGAAGGTAAAGAACGATTCGAGGGCGTCGCCCCAGAAGAAGAACGGAATCAGAACCAACAAGGCCAGCGCCAGAAACACCAGAAGCAACCGCATGGGCAACAGGAACGAGATTTGCCACGAAGTTATCGGGTTGCGGGGAATCGGGTGCTTCTGACGCGGACCGGCCCCTTACGCGACCGTTGTTTCGGACGCTTTGTATGCCTGCACCTGTTTCAGGAGGTCTTGCGCCTGCCGTACGGCGTCCCACTCCCGCCCCTGCATCAGCAGACGGAACCAGCGCTTCGACTGGTTTTCCGGTTTCAGGTTGAAGAACAGCCAGAGACCCACCACGGCCAGCAACGAGGTGATGCCGAGTTGCACGACCCAGAACCACGTACCGGCGTGGGCCACCATGCCCTGCGTCAGGTAAAACGTCGAATACAGCGGCATCTGCACCCACATCAGGCGGCCCGACCAGAGCGTAGCCGTTTGCAGTTTGGCCAGCTTTTCCTGTACGTCCAGCACAGATTCGCTGGTGTCGATCTGGTAGATCAGCACCAGGTCGTAGATGTAAAAGCCGATGGCCAGCGTGGTCAGGAGGGACACTAGGCCGACGGAGATCAGGAACATCGGACTCCCGACCGAGAAAAACGTAACCAGGAGGACATTCAGGAATAGAACCCACGGAATGCCGACCAGGATGGCAAAGTGTTTCAATGGTTTGAGCGAGGCCACGACCGAGGCCGCCTTCATCTTTTTTACATCCGAGAGCAGCGCCCGGTTCAGGGCCAATGATTGCTCCAGTTTTTGGTCGTACGCGGCCCAAAGGGATTTCAGTTCAAGATCGTTCATGTTCGTTAGGAAAAGGATAGGGTGTCAAATTTTTGTTTCAGTTTCAGTTTGATGCGGGCCACTTTGGTCGAAACGTTCGTGGCGCTCAGGCCCAGCACCTCGCCGATTTCCTTCTGGTCGTTGCCTTCCAGGTAGAGCAGCATCAGGGCGCGGTCCAGCTCCTTCAACTCCGCAATAAAGCGCTGTAGGTAGTGCAGCTTTTCGTCCAGCTCGACCGAGTTCGTTTCGGTAAACAGCAACAGATCGCCGTCGGGCAACGGGCGTGTGGTAGCGGCAGTCCGCCGGGCCTTTCGGTAGGCCGAGATCGCCACGTTCAGCGCGATCCGGTACATCCAGGTCGAGAATTTGTGGCGGTGGTCGAACCGGGGAAACGCTTTCCAGACCTGCAGTATGATTTCCTGGGTCAGGTCTTTCCGGTCCTCTTCGTGGGTACAGTAAGCGTTCGCTACTTTATAGACGATGCCTTTGTGGGCGTTGAGGAGTTCAAGAAAAGCGTCCTCGCTCGCGGGCTGGTCCGAGGCTACTGCGTCGTGTGCCACCGCGGCCCCCTCGTTCGGGCCATCGCTTCGGAGCGACGCCTGCAGGCGGTAGATCGCCGTGCGCAGCGGATCGGGTAACCAAAGCCAGGAGGCAAGCACAACACCATGATGGAAGGAAATAAACACGTTGCGATTTTTGATTTGTCCTATGATTCGCAGGTACCTCCGGAATATCACAACCGCCCCGCAACTTTTTTTCCATGGTAAAAAAATGATTCGTCTGTAAAAAGAAAAGCCGTGATGCGAACACCACGGCTTTTGAGATAGATGATGAATAAAGGGACGTTCGTCGGCGCATGTTTCCAGCAATCTGGCCGACATAACATTGAGGTAATGGTGTAATGGTTGATGGCCTGTTCGACCGAGGCCACGTAAATGCTATTTTTCTGCGTGATACGTGAGTAAAGGTGGCACCAGAGCACCGATAAAGGCTTGATGCGGTACGGTTCTATCTCGCTCGTCAGGCAATGCTCAAAGCTAGAGAGAGTCCAAATTCGCACCCCGCTGATCCGGCCGGGTTTCTTACAGGAGCAATAAACATCAGGAGGAGATTCTGTAACAACCAATACCAGCACGCCAGTGCACTACACCCACTACTAGACGTTGCAACTACCTTTCCCTAGCTGTGAACCGAACTAATTAACCTAGCCCAAAACACCTCTTTTGAAGGTAGCCATCACGCACCCGACGGTGCTTCCTTTCCTCAAAATGTCACACAAATCATCCCTTCGTCCGTGCATACCCGTGAGCGTGCCTCTAAAAAGTATTAGAATTATCCGCTAGCGAACCGCCCCCGCCCGTTAGCCGAGGGCAAGCCCCTTCAGCAAAAAGCCTCGACCCTATGCAGAGTCGAGGCTTTCAAGAAATCGGTTTCGGAATAGGTTAAAGATTCATACGCTTCAGTTCCTTTACGGCGTAGTCGGCAGCGCGGGCCGTCATCGCCATGTAAGTCAGCGACGGATTCTGACACCCGGCCGACGTCATGAACGAGCCATCGGTCACGAATACGTTCGGTACGGCGTGCATCTGTGCCCATTTGTTCAGCACCGACGTTTTAGGATCGTTCCCCATGCGGGCCGTGCCCATCTCGTGGATGGCCATGCCGGGATAAGAACCCCGGTCGTAGGTACGCACGTTCTTCACCCCGGCGGCCTCCAGCATTTCGGCGGCATCGTTCATCATGTCCTTGCGCATTTTTTCTTCGTTTTCGCGGAACGTGACGTCGAACACCACCGTGGGCTGCCCCCATTTATCCGTTTTGGTTTTGTCCAGGTACACGCGGTTGTCTTCGTACGGCAAGGTCTCCCCGAAGCCACCGAGTCCCATTTGCCACGTGCCGGGTTGGGTCAGTTCTTCCTTGAAATCTGCGCCGAAGGCCATTTCGGCCACGCCCCGCTGCCATCCCTGGCGGCTGGCTCCTCCCTGGTAGCCGAACCCCCGCAGGTAGTCGCGCTTGTCGCCTCCCACGTTGCGGTACCGCGGCACATAAATGCCGTTGGCACGGCGGCCGTAATAGTATTGGTCCTCAAAGCCCATCCACTCACCTGCCGCACCGGTGCGGAAGTGGTGGTCGATCACATTGCGCCCTACCTGCCCGCTGTCGTTGCCCAGTCCCTCGGGGAAGCGGTCCGAGGTAGAATTGAGCAGCACAAAGGCCGAGCCGATTGCCGACGCATTTAAAAAGATGATTTTGGCGTAAAACTCCATCGTCTCGTTGCTCTGCGAGTCGATCACGCGCACGCCCGAGGCTTTGCCCTTGTCGTTGTCGTACATGATGGCGTTCACGATGGAGTTGG is a window of Catalinimonas alkaloidigena DNA encoding:
- a CDS encoding alpha/beta hydrolase-fold protein; its protein translation is MKRLLYLFLPLLALLSCTPSDSDDFHFSVTFPQQDTLDGRLLLMLTTSDQTEPRLQVQAGAKAIPIFGIDVNEWKSGDKAVIDGKVFGYPFARLNDLPPGDYWVQALLHKYETFQLASGHTVKLPMDRGEGQQWRRAPGNLYSTPQKVHIDPTAGGTVELVLDQEIPPLVEPQDSKYIKHVKIQSQRLTEFWGRPMYLGAHVLLPEGFDEHPEAHYPLMIFHGHFPSDFSGFRTEPPDTTLEPDYSERFGISGYNRIQQEEAYNFYKTWTSDTLPRFLIVEIQHANPYYDDSYAVNSENLGPYGDAITYELIPYLEKQFRGIGEGWSRFLYGGSTGGWEALAAQVFYPDEYNGCFAACPDPIDFRAYTLVNLYEDTNAYYLSGPFHEVERPGHRNSLGQVNVTLKDYNHLELVLGTNSRSGDQFDIWQAVYSPMGENGYPKPIWDKKTGTIDREVAQFWRENYDLRYIMERDWATLGPKLQGKLHIYCGDMDNYYLNNAVYLTENFLEATTAPAYQGEVDYGDRAEHCWNGDHVHPNHISRLRYNTMYLPQIMQRINASAPEGADLKSWRY
- a CDS encoding TVP38/TMEM64 family protein, yielding MRLLLVFLALALLVLIPFFFWGDALESFFTFSGSVDWLEGYGAWAWAMAIVLLIGDLFLPLPATVIMAALGLLYGPWWGGALAATGSFLSGALAYELCQRIGPNAARRILSEGDLDRGQRLFSRAGGWIVAFSRWIPVLPEVVACMAGLTCMPAPLFYGALACGSLPLGFTFAAVGHFGLERPVLTLVLSALVPMLLWLAVRPLLKWEQR
- a CDS encoding RNA polymerase sigma factor, coding for MLASWLWLPDPLRTAIYRLQASLRSDGPNEGAAVAHDAVASDQPASEDAFLELLNAHKGIVYKVANAYCTHEEDRKDLTQEIILQVWKAFPRFDHRHKFSTWMYRIALNVAISAYRKARRTAATTRPLPDGDLLLFTETNSVELDEKLHYLQRFIAELKELDRALMLLYLEGNDQKEIGEVLGLSATNVSTKVARIKLKLKQKFDTLSFS
- a CDS encoding GMC oxidoreductase; protein product: MQVNGKAKEQNTYDAIVIGSGISGGWAAKELTEKGLKVLMLERGHQLEHVKDYVTATKAPWEFKHRGRITNEQRESHEFLSRDYPYSEHNESYWFKDADAPYAEKSRFDWFRPDIVGGKSIMWGRQSYRLSEMDFEANAKEGVAIDWPVRYKDMAPWYDYVEKFIGVSGQKEGLPQLPDGQFMPPMEMYCVEKEVKKGIESNFKNRKMTIGRVANITQSLPGRTSCQYRNLCSRGCPYGAYFSTQSSTLPAALATGNLTLRPNSIVNAIMYDNDKGKASGVRVIDSQSNETMEFYAKIIFLNASAIGSAFVLLNSTSDRFPEGLGNDSGQVGRNVIDHHFRTGAAGEWMGFEDQYYYGRRANGIYVPRYRNVGGDKRDYLRGFGYQGGASRQGWQRGVAEMAFGADFKEELTQPGTWQMGLGGFGETLPYEDNRVYLDKTKTDKWGQPTVVFDVTFRENEEKMRKDMMNDAAEMLEAAGVKNVRTYDRGSYPGMAIHEMGTARMGNDPKTSVLNKWAQMHAVPNVFVTDGSFMTSAGCQNPSLTYMAMTARAADYAVKELKRMNL